From the genome of Simkaniaceae bacterium:
TCGAGAGTTCGGCCATTCCAAGGATCTCCTGTCGTGTCGCGATTTTGATTGCGTTGTTTGATGCTGACAACAAGTTGTAAGACTTGAAAGCCAACGCCAATGAGAATGAGCAAGGCCCCCAATCCTGCAACGAGGAAAAGAGGTTGCCAGCCGGTGGATTCGGCATAGTGGTTCAGGCGGCGAGTCGCCCCCATAAGTCCTAAAATATAGAGGGGAATAAAAGCAGTTAAAAATCCGATAAACCAAAACCAAAAGGCACATTTACCAAGTGGCTCATTGAGTTTAAAGCCCGTGAATTTGGGGAACCAATAAGAATATCCGCAAAAGAAACCAAATACGACTCCGCCGATGATCACTGAGTGGAAGTGAGCGATGAGGAATAAACTATTGTGGACTTGGAAATCAATTGCAGGGATAGACATCAAGACGCCGGCAATTCCCCCCACAGTAAAGGTCCCGATAAAGGCTAGAAACCAATACATCGGTGTCGTTAAAACAATGCGTCCTCTAAACATCGTAAAGAGCCAGTTAAAGACTTTAACGCCGGTTGGAACGGCAATGATCATAGTCATAATGCCAAAAAAGGAGTTGACGTTTGCACCGGCACCCATTGTGAAAAAGTGGTGAAGCCATACAATAAAGGAAAGAAATGTAATAGCCACAATAGCCCAAACCATTGAGGCATATCCAAAGAGTCGCTTCTGTGAAAAGACGGGGACAACTTCAGAAAAAATACCGAAAGCCGGAAGGATCAAAATATAGACTTCAGGATGGCCCCATGCCCAAATGAGGTTGATATACATCATGGGATTACCGCCGTAATCTGAGGTAAAGAAGTGTGTGCCGAGTAAACGATCCGAAGAGAGCATTGCAACATTTGCCGTAAGAATGGGGAATGCAAAAATCACAAGCACCATTGTCGCAAGAGATCCCCATACGAAGATCGGCATTTTCATTAGGCTCATACCGGGGCAGCGCATTTTAAAAATGGTCACCATAAAGTTGATGCCCGAGAGCAAACTCCCCGCACCGGAAATCTGGACGCTCCACAGCCAATAATCGACGCCTGTTCCCGGATTATATTTAATTCCGGAAAGAGGGGGGTAAGAGACCCAACCGGTTCCGGCATATTTACCGATGACAAGTGAGGCGAGAATAAAGAGTCCGCCTGAAGTGAAGAGCCAAAAGCTAATATTATTGAGAAAAGGAAAAGCCACATCACGAGCGCCGATTTGAATAGGCAGTACCAAGTTAATGAGGCCAAAAATAACGCCCATTCCCACAAAGAAGATCATGGTTGCACCATGTGCAGTGAAGATCTGCTGAAAGTGGGAGCCGGTGAGATACCCCATTGAATCACCTACGGCAAAAGCTTGTTGCACGCGCATCATGACCGCATCGATAAGGCCTTTGAAAAGCATAAGGGCAGAGAAGGCGATATACATAATGCCAATGCGCTTATGGTCTAGGGAAGTAAGCCATTCAACCCAGAGCCATTTCCATCTTTTGGTGTAAGTGATGAGCGCGACAATAGCAAGTAAGGCGAGGAGCATGGAAAGTCCTGCCATGTGTTCTATAAAATCTTGCTTGAAAGCGGCACTTGTTAATTTTCCAAACATGTTCTTTTCCTATTTGCTATTCTTGTTTTAATTGTTCTTGTAAGTCAGCAGGGGGAACGGTGTATTTATCTAAAATATGCTCAAAGAGATTGCTCGCTTCAAGGGTATAGGTCTCAATTGGGTTGTATTCACTTGGCTCTGCAAGTTCCTCATAGGACTTAGCTGTGAGGGCGCGGTTAGAGTCTTGTGCTGTTTGAACCCACTGATCAAATTGATTCTCTGTCATTGCTTCAACGGTAAAAACCATGCCTGCAAATCCTTTTCCACTCAAATTTGATGAAGAACCGCGATAGGATCCGCATTCATTGGCAATGACGTTGAGTTTCGTGCGCATGGCGGGCATCGCATAGATTTGTCCGGCGAGTTGAGGGACCCAAAATGAATTCATGGGAGCATCAGCTGTAATTTCAAATTCGACGGGAGTGTTTTGTGGAATGGCAACGAAGTTGACCGAAGCCACTTTCTGCTCGGGGTAAATAAAGAGCCATTTCCAATCAAGAGCAACAACTTGAATAGCAATGGTTTTTTTGTCTGACTCGATAGGGCGAAAAGGGTTGAGCTCATGGCTTGTTTTCCAAACAAGAACTGCAAGGACAATGATAATGGCAAAAGGAAGCCCCCACCAAACAAGTTCTGCTACATGGTGATGATCCCAATCAGGTGTGTACTTTGCCT
Proteins encoded in this window:
- the cyoB gene encoding cytochrome o ubiquinol oxidase subunit I, with the protein product MFGKLTSAAFKQDFIEHMAGLSMLLALLAIVALITYTKRWKWLWVEWLTSLDHKRIGIMYIAFSALMLFKGLIDAVMMRVQQAFAVGDSMGYLTGSHFQQIFTAHGATMIFFVGMGVIFGLINLVLPIQIGARDVAFPFLNNISFWLFTSGGLFILASLVIGKYAGTGWVSYPPLSGIKYNPGTGVDYWLWSVQISGAGSLLSGINFMVTIFKMRCPGMSLMKMPIFVWGSLATMVLVIFAFPILTANVAMLSSDRLLGTHFFTSDYGGNPMMYINLIWAWGHPEVYILILPAFGIFSEVVPVFSQKRLFGYASMVWAIVAITFLSFIVWLHHFFTMGAGANVNSFFGIMTMIIAVPTGVKVFNWLFTMFRGRIVLTTPMYWFLAFIGTFTVGGIAGVLMSIPAIDFQVHNSLFLIAHFHSVIIGGVVFGFFCGYSYWFPKFTGFKLNEPLGKCAFWFWFIGFLTAFIPLYILGLMGATRRLNHYAESTGWQPLFLVAGLGALLILIGVGFQVLQLVVSIKQRNQNRDTTGDPWNGRTLEWSIPSPAPFYNFAATPEVHERDPFWAAKQATIKEKPRYEEIHLPSNTGLGFYFGALSFLFGFGVIWFMWWLVIATAIGMVACLIIRLAQNTPEYTLKASEVEKIETEIRNRYV
- the cyoA gene encoding ubiquinol oxidase subunit II, with protein sequence MNKKFKFTFLLLSLFAMIAVVVLYVVTHKIAVLDPKGFIADKQRDLIIIASLLMLIVVIPVFVMTILFAWKYHHSNDKAKYTPDWDHHHVAELVWWGLPFAIIIVLAVLVWKTSHELNPFRPIESDKKTIAIQVVALDWKWLFIYPEQKVASVNFVAIPQNTPVEFEITADAPMNSFWVPQLAGQIYAMPAMRTKLNVIANECGSYRGSSSNLSGKGFAGMVFTVEAMTENQFDQWVQTAQDSNRALTAKSYEELAEPSEYNPIETYTLEASNLFEHILDKYTVPPADLQEQLKQE